Proteins encoded within one genomic window of Candidatus Brevundimonas colombiensis:
- a CDS encoding RsmB/NOP family class I SAM-dependent RNA methyltransferase encodes MATKGRPRPTSTEAPPVQDDIGVEARVVAGILLNAALEKRNGLDEALSQPPARALAPVDRAFARAVAMAALRRLGEIDQILDRRLQKSPPEAVRTLLRIALAQTLVLETPAFAAVSTAVKLAERDPKTRPYKNLVNAVLRGVGRDGPGLTTAESNLPDWIAARWKAAYGEAALVGLALAAREEPATDLSLKPGVDPAAVAAAVDGETLSGGTVRTGRRGDVATWPGFDDGDWWVQDAAAAAPARLLDVKAGETALDMCAAPGGKTLQLAAAGASVVALDRSAPRLKRLTQNLERTGLTAEVVAVPAEEWDDARTFDAVLLDAPCTATGTFRRNPEVLRATRPAEVAKLADVQHRLLDAAAERVKPGGRMVYCTCSLEREEGETQIIAFLRRNPAFRTAPADPAAIGAPPEALTSEGWLRILPSMWAEKGGLDGFFAARLERVS; translated from the coding sequence ATGGCGACCAAGGGCAGGCCGCGCCCGACCTCGACCGAAGCCCCGCCCGTTCAGGACGACATCGGCGTCGAGGCCCGCGTGGTCGCCGGCATCCTGCTGAACGCCGCGCTGGAGAAGCGCAACGGCCTGGACGAGGCCCTGTCCCAGCCGCCCGCCCGCGCCCTGGCGCCGGTGGACCGCGCCTTCGCCCGCGCCGTGGCCATGGCCGCCTTGCGCCGTCTGGGCGAGATCGACCAGATCCTGGATCGCCGCCTGCAGAAGTCGCCGCCTGAGGCGGTGCGCACCCTGTTGCGCATCGCCCTGGCCCAGACCCTGGTGCTGGAGACCCCCGCCTTCGCCGCCGTCTCGACGGCGGTGAAACTGGCCGAACGCGACCCGAAGACCCGACCCTACAAGAATCTGGTCAATGCGGTGCTGCGCGGCGTGGGCCGCGACGGCCCCGGCCTGACGACCGCCGAGAGCAATCTGCCCGACTGGATCGCCGCGCGCTGGAAAGCGGCCTATGGCGAGGCGGCTCTGGTCGGACTGGCGCTGGCGGCCCGCGAGGAGCCGGCGACCGACCTCAGCCTCAAGCCGGGCGTCGATCCGGCCGCCGTGGCCGCCGCCGTGGACGGCGAAACCCTGTCGGGTGGAACCGTCCGCACCGGCCGTCGCGGCGATGTGGCGACCTGGCCTGGCTTTGACGACGGCGACTGGTGGGTTCAGGACGCCGCCGCCGCGGCGCCCGCGCGTCTGCTGGATGTGAAGGCGGGTGAAACCGCGCTCGACATGTGTGCGGCGCCCGGCGGCAAGACCCTGCAACTGGCCGCCGCCGGCGCCTCGGTCGTGGCGCTGGACCGTTCGGCTCCGCGTCTGAAGCGCCTGACGCAGAATCTGGAACGCACCGGCCTGACCGCCGAGGTCGTCGCCGTCCCCGCCGAGGAATGGGATGACGCCCGCACCTTCGACGCGGTCCTCTTGGACGCGCCCTGCACCGCCACCGGCACCTTCCGCCGCAACCCGGAAGTCCTGCGCGCCACCCGGCCCGCCGAGGTCGCCAAACTGGCCGACGTCCAGCACCGCCTGCTCGACGCCGCCGCCGAACGGGTCAAGCCGGGCGGCCGCATGGTCTATTGCACCTGCTCGCTGGAGCGTGAGGAGGGCGAGACCCAGATCATCGCCTTCCTGCGCCGCAACCCGGCCTTCCGCACCGCCCCTGCAGACCCCGCCGCCATCGGCGCGCCGCCCGAAGCCCTGACCTCCGAAGGCTGGCTTCGCATCCTGCCCTCCATGTGGGCCGAGAAAGGCGGCCTGGACGGCTTCTTCGCCGCCAGGCTGGAAAGGGTTTCCTGA
- the rpe gene encoding ribulose-phosphate 3-epimerase, which yields MAVTPLICPSILASDFSRLGEEVRALEAAGADWVHVDVMDGHFVPNITLGPDIVKAIRPHTTLPFDVHLMVAPVDPWLEAFRDAGADILTVHPESGPHLHRTLGRIRQLGAKAGVVFNPATPLSILEEVVDLVDLVLIMSVNPGFGGQKFIDSSLKKIAGARVILDRAGSTAHLQVDGGVTSANAGACVAAGADALVAGSFVFKGDYAANIAALKAAPEHA from the coding sequence ATGGCCGTTACCCCTCTGATCTGTCCGTCGATCCTCGCCAGCGACTTCTCGCGGCTGGGTGAAGAAGTCCGTGCGCTGGAGGCGGCAGGCGCCGACTGGGTGCATGTGGATGTGATGGACGGGCATTTCGTGCCCAACATCACCCTGGGGCCGGACATCGTGAAGGCGATCCGGCCGCACACGACCCTGCCGTTCGACGTGCATCTGATGGTCGCGCCGGTCGATCCGTGGCTGGAGGCGTTCCGCGACGCCGGGGCCGATATCCTGACGGTCCACCCCGAAAGCGGCCCGCACCTGCACCGCACGCTCGGCCGCATTCGTCAGCTGGGCGCCAAGGCCGGGGTCGTGTTCAATCCCGCGACGCCCTTGTCGATCCTGGAAGAGGTGGTCGATCTGGTCGATCTGGTGCTGATCATGTCGGTCAATCCGGGCTTCGGCGGACAGAAGTTCATCGACAGTTCGCTGAAGAAGATCGCGGGCGCGCGGGTCATTCTGGACCGGGCCGGGTCGACGGCGCATCTGCAGGTGGACGGCGGCGTGACCTCGGCCAACGCCGGGGCCTGCGTGGCCGCCGGAGCCGACGCCCTGGTCGCCGGCTCCTTCGTGTTCAAGGGCGACTATGC